One region of Triticum aestivum cultivar Chinese Spring chromosome 6B, IWGSC CS RefSeq v2.1, whole genome shotgun sequence genomic DNA includes:
- the LOC123138984 gene encoding F-box/FBD/LRR-repeat protein At1g13570, with product MASGVNCCGAGGGDHGGCWMGGCGWPWPSVVPGAGEIGTDREAVAPGDEAAALVESVAAAVGEAYGIVSQIISLLPAPFLPAPDADDSSDSDDDHFSLTSSDSEDTAAAAVDADRPAVQDGDGQDHISRLPDDLLCNIISRLPTKEAARTMVLSTRWRCVWAATPLLVDDAHLRAADGPRDFHAVRAVSRCVAAHPGPVRAVRFIRTSFHRQEYALEQLIASLAAKKIQDLILFNRPWPLDMPLPDNILSCASLTRLYIGVWRWRFPDTTTLRPAFPNLEELGLFHSIIEDREVDALLAHCPKLKILSFAIAYISRSRLRIKSSSLRVVMEWGCSFDEIIVEDAPCLERLLFQSISDRRPVKIVHAPRLEVLGYLDLELHALEIGGIVIRAGMSVRASAMLPSLKILAVKVRLSHDMEVKMLHTLLRCFPRLETLHIMSIQSTSPDGVHSAEFWESQSSCDCLESHLKTLVLHGLQGLDCELLFLGYILKNGKVLKTLGMVCRDSDDVVSEAGRMSCSVGEGNAPSGGSSGSDDVVVEGGPVSGSAGEGNFSSGGSTGSHDVVMEGGPVSVSVSEGDAPSGGGTGSDVIYICPASPSWSFQNAIDLSVEDPFCVLRRARAWRASRAEA from the exons ATGGCCTCCGGTGTGAACTGCTGCGGCGCTGGGGGAGGCGATCACGGTGGTTGCTGGATGGGGGGTTGCGGCTGGCCCTGGCCCAGCGTGGTGCCGGGTGCGGGGGAGATCGGCACCGATAGGGAGGCTGTGGCGCCCGGTGATGAAGCGGCGGCGTTGGTGGAGTcggtggcagcggcggtgggggaagc TTATGGCATCGTCTCCcaaatcatctccctcctccccgcgccctTCCTCCCCGCGCCCGACGCCGACGACTCCTCCGACTCCGACGACGACCACTTCTCCCTCACCTCCTCCGACTCCgaggacaccgccgccgccgccgtcgacgccgACCGGCCCGCCGTGCAGGATGGTGACGGCCAGGACCACATCAGCCGCCTCCCGGACGACCTGCTCTGCAACATCATCTCCCGCCTCCCCACCAAGGAAGCCGCGCGCACCATGGTACTCTCCACCCGCTGGCGCTGCGTGTGGGCGGCGACCCCGCTCCTCGTCGACGACGCCCACCTCAGGGCCGCCGACGGGCCCCGCGATTTCCACGCCGTGCGCGCCGTCTCTCGCTGCGTGGCCGCTCACCCCGGCCCCGTCCGTGCCGTGCGCTTCATCCGCACCTCCTTCCACCGGCAGGAGTACGCGCTCGAGCAGCTGATCGCCAGCCTCGCCGCCAAGAAGATCCAGGACCTCATCCTCTTCAACCGCCCCTGGCCGCTCGACATGCCGCTCCCCGACAACATCCTCAGCTGTGCCTCCCTCACCCGCCTCTACATCGGCGTCTGGCGCTGGCGCTTCCCAGACACCACCACCCTCCGCCCCGCCTTCCCCAACCTCGAAGAGCTCGGCCTTTTCCACTCCATCATCGAGGACAGAGAAGTCGATGCCTTGCTCGCGCACTGCCCCAAGCTGAAAATCCTCTCCTTTGCCATCGCGTACATTAGCCGTTCACGCCTCCGCATCAAGTCCAGCAGCCTCCGCGTCGTGATGGAATGGGGATGCAGCTTCGATGAAATCATTGTCGAGGATGCCCCCTGCCTGGAGCGCCTGCTCTTCCAAAGCATTTCCGACCGGAGGCCCGTCAAGATTGTCCACGCCCCTAGGCTGGAGGTGCTCGGCTACTTGGACCTTGAACTCCACGCTCTCGAGATTGGTGGCATTGTCATCAGG GCTGGGATGAGTGTGAGAGctagcgccatgctgccaagtttGAAGATATTAGCTGTCAAGGTGCGACTTTCGCACGACATGGAGGTCAAGATGCTGCACACCCTGCTCAGATGCTTTCCTCGCCTCGAGACACTTCACATCATG TCCATTCAATCCACTTCACCTGATGGTGTACATTCTGCTGAGTTCTGGGAGTCTCAGAGCTCTTGTGATTGCCTCGAATCACATCTGAAGACACTCGTCCTCCACGGACTCCAGGGCCTGGACTGTGAGTTGCTGTTCCTCGGTTACATCTTGAAGAATGGGAAGGTGCTTAAGACGCTGGGAATGGTTTGTAGAGACAGTGATGATGTGGTATCGGAGGCAGGCCGGATGTCATGTTCTGTTGGCGAGGGCAATGCGCCATCAGGTGGAAGTAGTGGCAGTGATGATGTGGTGGTGGAGGGAGGCCCTGTCTCAGGTTCTGCTGGTGAGGGCAATTTTTCATCAGGTGGAAGCACCGGCAGCCATGATGTGGTAATGGAGGGAGGTCCCGTGTCAGTTTCCGTTAGTGAAGGCGATGCGCCATCAGGCGGAGGCACTGGCAGTGATGTCATTTACATTTGCCCCGCCTCCCCTAGCTGGAGCTTTCAGAACGCCATTGACTTGTCAGTGGAGGATCCCTTCTGTGTGTTGAGGCGTGCCAGGGCCTGGAGGGCTTCTCGAGCTGAGGCATGA
- the LOC123136241 gene encoding uncharacterized protein — MGGGGCHCGSYLVSKRKDGKLNTPQKEIIMDKISKIGPELPLLVLKMTKNGILNPNLHICDAYVSRCLQYFIDAYVSRRLPHEQEGDQIIPLPHEQEGDQMIPLKVLLEGKHHRRGQRASRGGDTLGPAGGYVGKPRAEPSGGSDSDSRPHLHVKRSLSPSPGESLQKEKKMQLGATTSTEPSPEAPAEETHAPLSSPEGREEMARHVEAATRQTVTEDGFVTWQPLEDLPPPAGRN; from the exons atgggcggcggcggctgccactGCGGCTCTTACCTAGTATCCAAAAGGAAGGACGGCAAACTAAATACGCCACAAAAGGAGATAATAATGGACAAAATCTCTAAGATAGGGCCCGAATTACCTTTGCTCGTGCTGAAGATGACAAAAAATGGTATACTGAATCCAAACCTG CATATCTGCGACGCATATGTTTCGAGGTGTCTCCAGTATTTCATCGACGCATATGTTTCGAGGCGTCTCCCGCACGAACAAGAGGGCGACCAAATAATACCTCTCCCGCACGAACAAGAGGGCGACCAAATGATACCTCTCAAAGTTTTGCTAGAAG GAAAGCACCATCGTCGAGGCCAGCGAGCCTCGCGCGGAGGAGACACGCTTGGCCCGGCGGGAGGATACGTCGGCAAGCCTCGCGCTGAGCCCTCCGGAGGGAGCGACAGCGACAGCCGCCCCCATCTGCATGTGAAGAGGAGCCTCTCGCCTTCACCTGGCGA GTCCCTCCAAAAGGAGAAGAAGATGCAGCTAGGGGCCACGACGTCCACCGAGCCCTCACCGGAGGCGCCCGCTGAGGAGACCCATGCGCCCCTGTCGAGCCCTGAGGGGCGTGAGGAGATGGCCCGCCATGTTGAGGCGGCGACGAGGCAGACGGTGACCGAAGATGGTTTTGTGACTTGGCAGCCGCTCGAAGACTTGCCTCCCCCAGCTGGGAGGAACTAG